From the Paenibacillus sp. MMS20-IR301 genome, the window TGCTCTGTTTTCCTTCGCTTATGAGTCTGGTTCCGGCAAGGCCGCCGCCTTAAGTCCGGATACCTCCTGCTGCACAAGGCCAACCGGATTATTGTATCACAGCAGAAGTCTTCTTCATACAATTTATTTAAAAATGAATGGAATCTGCTTACCTCCCGTTCAGCTCGGTAAAGATCCGCCGGGTCTCAGCTGCCTCCTTATGGTTGTATAACACATAGAGATCAGGCAGTCGGATCACAATATACGGCGGAGAATTCTTTGAGATATACAGCTTACTTTCGCCGAACTGATTCAACTCGAAATTACCGATAGCCACGGTGTCTGTTGCTATTCCATTCATTCTCCTTACAGCCTGCGGCAGCGATTCCGCCAGTGTCAGCTTCTGAACATCACTGAGAGAGAAACTGTAACTGTACATAGGAAAAGAAATTGTCGTTCTGCCATCACTCATCCGGAGGGCCGGAGAAGAGAAATCAGCCAGCACTGTGATCCAACCGGTCGCGGCCAAAATCACAGCCGCAAAGGCGCAAAGGCCGTAATATATCCTTTTACCTGCTTTTGTACCCAGGTTAACTGTAGAACCCGCTCCGTTCCGCTTCGGAACGAGAATGGCTCGGTCATTAGGATTATTATAAGTTGTCCCGTTTATCCAATACTCATCATCATCGGTATAGAAAATCTCCTGCTGCATGGCAAGTAACGCTGTCTCAAACCTGCTGAATATTTTATGTACATACAGAATGCCAAGTATAGGAATCAGCGAGCAGATAACTGTACCTGTGTTCCAGATCACAGCAGCGCTCCCAGGATACTTGGATGCTGTAAAAGCCATGATTAGAGTAAAGCAGCTGTCCGTTAGGGCAAGGCCCAACCATAATCTTGACCAGTACTGGCGATAAGTACGGTTAAGTAGCAAATTGAGTTCACTGTCCAGTGAGTACACCCTGGCTTTCATCCGGCTAAAGAAAAGTGTAACCAGCCAGAGCAGCAATGTCATACCCAGAGCAGACCAGCCTGCAATTCTCATGATGTTTCCATCATCTGCAAATATCCGCAATATAAAGACTACAGCAGCAATCAGGGCAGGCAGGATGAACCAATAGAGTGAGAGTTTCATTGTTTCTTTGTGTGCTGACAGCCTCGTATCCAGCCGGACAACCCTCTTGTCCCCTGCAAACCACTCCTTACTCCGTTTCATTTCGGTAAAAGATTTATGCGTTCTGACAAAGGAATGACGGAGTACCAGCAGCAGCAAACTGCCCCAGAGAAGCATGTAGATTACTGAAAGTGAGATATATGTGTCCAAGAACAGGATTGGCAGGAGTAAAGGAAGAGCGGCTAGTGTAGACTTCTTATAAATGTGCCGGTATGATTTTTGCAGTACCCGCAGTTCCACATGCTCAAGTACGTGAGCAGGAAGAGTAACCCCGAACCACAGGTTCCCGCTCGGCTTGCTCAGGTTCCAGTAGACTGTCACGATGATGACGTAGCCCAGCAAAGCCGTAATTAATACAATCGCAGTAAGCATTCTATCTCCCCCTACTCAAACACGGGCTTCGGCTGGTAAGCAACCGCCGCAAAAATTCCCGTACACAGTTGCATGAATTCTTCCCGGCCTACGCCCTTGAGCGCAGCTTCCGAGATAACTAGCCGCAGTTCGTTCTCAAGCTTAGCCTTAAATTCCGGCTGCCCGCTTGCTGCCGGAGACACCGTAGCCCCATGCCGCCGATCTATAGAGATGAAACCTTCATTCTTCAGGATGGCATAGGCTTTGTTTACCGTCATGGAATTAATGCCCAGATCCTCTGCCATCTGCCGGACGGTCGGCAGCCTCTCACCGTCAGCCAACTGGCCTGAGCCAATCCCGATAACAATTTCATTGCGCAGTTGAACATAGATGGGCAGCTCACTCGTGAAGTCCAGTGTCAAAATCATTGGTATCCTCCCATAAAGTATTATTTGTATTATATACATTAACACAAATAATACTTTTTGTCGTTATTTATGAAGGAAGGCGCATAGCCGAAGGCGGCACTCCGCTGAGCTGCTTGAAAGCTTTGCTGAAGTGAAATTCATCACTGTAGCCGCAGGACGCAGCAATTTCCTTCATCGATAGTCTGGTATATTCCAGCATTTTTCTGGCATGCCCGTAACGGATTTCGCTTAAATAGCGTTTGGGGCTCTTCTGGAGATACTGCTGAAACAGACTCCGCAAATACGAGGGGGATATGCCATAGCGCTCAGCCTGCTCGTGAATCAGCAGCGGCTCACTGTAGCGCCGCTCGAGCTCTTCCTTAATCCGCAGAAACAGCTCATACCCTTGCCCGCGGTCCTCACGGATATCTGCCTGCGCCTCTAGCATCCGGCAGAGCAGCTCATAAAGCAGTGACTGGGTCATCAGCTGGCTGCCGGTGCTGCCGGGTACCCAGTCGGCTGCAATCCTGCTGAACATTTGACCCAGCTGTCTGCCCCGTTCCCCCTCCGGCTTCAGAATAAACTGCAGCGGCAGAGCAGCAACCGGCTCAATAGCTCCCTGATTATCTGCCGAAGACGTCAAGGAATACAGGGAGAGCAGAATCATTGTAATCCGCAGCGGGTTCCCGCCTCCGCAGCCCATCTCCATGGACAGCCCCGGACGCAGATAGAAACACATGCCTGGTGAGACCTGTATTTCTTCGTCTGTGCGGAAGCTGCCCTCTCCCTCCTGAATCCAGTAGAAGCTGTGCACATGAATATTCTGCCGGATATCATTCCAGTGCGAATCAGTGATTTTATCATGAATCCAGTGAATATCAATCGCCAGGTTCTGCAAAGCTCCGTCCATCCGCTGCCTCCTCTGTACCTCCGGTTTTATCTGAGGTAAGCATAGGCTTCTGAAGCGTTTTTGACAAGTGATTCCTGTTCATAATACCATGCCCTTTCCGGCAGGCTGCTGGTACACTTAGAGCGTTAATGACTTGAACAGCGAAGGAGCGAACGGAATGCCTGATTCACAATCACCCTCACCCTCAATGAAGCCGCTGGATTATATGCCTTGGACTGAGGCCTCCGAGGAGGAGCGGCAGGAGCAATTACTGCATCAGCAGCGGTTATCTGCCGGATACCGCTGTACCTTCGGGGATGCCTGCTTTGTCTCCCCGCAGGCGGCTGTCCTGCCGGATGAGCTGCAGATGGGCGACCGCAGCTACATAGCCGCCGGGGCTATTGTCCGCAATACCCGGCTTAAGATGGGCAGTGACTGCTCCGTGAACAGCTATAGCATTCTGACTGGCGATATCACCATGGGCAATGGAGTCCGTATTGCTTCACATGCAAGCTTGTACGGGTTCAACCACGGATTTGAATCTACCGAGCTGCCTATCTTCCGGCAGCCGCATACGGTTAAAGGAATCAGCATCGGGGATGATGTATGGGTTGGGGCGAGCGCCGTTATTCTCGACGGAGTAAGCGTTGGTCCGCACAGCATCATCGCTGCCGGTGCCATCGTTACGAAGGATTTCCCGGCCTATAGCATTGTCGGCGGGAACCCGGCCCGGCTGATCCGCAGCCGGGCGGCTGAAGGAGCCAGTGCCCTTAAGGGGGACAGCAAGCAAGATAAGCTCCATCAGCGGCTTGCGGACTTCGGCAAGCAGGCGGAAGCTCAGCTGGCCCCTCTGCTGGAGTACTACTCAGAGACAGCAGACGGAGAGAAGCTGTTCCGCGACCGGCCCGGCTTCAAGCGCACTGTCAGGGCTTACTGCGATGCAGCCGAGCTTGCTGCCATGTTCGGCAGTCTGCCCCCAGGCTGGACACGTGAGGAGCTGATCAGCAAATTACAGGGCTTCCAGGATAGCCGGACCGGGCTGCTGCCTGATCCCTGGTCTCCTCCCGGGCCGGATGACCAGCCGGAGCTGTTATCTGACCATCTCTCCCGTTACCATCTGCTTGCAGCCGGATATGCGCTTGAAATACTCGGCTCCGCTCTGCCCCATCCGGTTGCCGTCTGCGATACGATGGAGACGGCAAAGCTATACGGGCAGCTGGATGCCCTGCCTTGGGAGGAGAATGCCTGGGGCGCAGGAGATTGGATCGACTGTTATGCCACCGGGCTGTATCATAACCTGAAGACCTTCGGCTCCGGCAAACGGCCGGATGATCTTTTCGGCTGGCTGGCGACGCATGCCCGCCAGGACTCCGGCCTGTGGGGGCTGCCTACGTCCGGTGAAGGGTGGCTGCAGCCGGTTAACGGCTTTTACCGGCTGACCCGGGCGACCTATGCCCAGTTCGGCCTGCCCCTGCCGTATCCGGAGCGCAGTATCGATACCATACTGGCCCATAGCAGAGACCGCCGCTTCTTCCGCCCGGAGGTGCTGAACGCCTGCAATGTGCTCGATGTCGTTCACCCGCTCTGGCTCTGCCTGAAGCAGACGGATTACCGCCGCCCCGAAATCCGCAGCTGGGCGGAAGACATGCTTAGTGAGGTGCTGGAATGCTGGGTTCCGGAGCGCGGCTTCGCCTTCCAGCTGTCCAGCCGGCAGGACACGGGCCTGCAGGGAACCGAAATGTGGCTGAGCATTATTTATTTGCTGGCTGATCTATGCGGAACCAGCGCTTCACTTGGCTATACGCCGCAGGGAGTCCACCGGCCGGAGCCCGCTTTCTCCTTATCTGCGCGTTAAGAGCAGCGCTCGCCCTACAGGCCGTGAACGGTCTCAGTACCGCTGTGCTGCAGCGGCTTTGAAATTCCCTGCAGCACCTCAAGACAGCAGCCCCGGTTTCTCTGCTACACAGAGAAACCGGGGCTGCACTCGCTTGTTTCCTTAAACTGAATTACTGCCCGAATCCGACACGCGGACGTTCGCGCTCCTTGGTCTGCACATCCACAGCCCGGATCGAGGTAACCGGGATATACAGTGTCTGATATTCCGTAGTGTATTTCACAAACCGCTCATCCGCTTCCTCCAGAACTCCGCCTCTGGTGCTTGTGCCATCCAGAAAATGAATCGTCACTTCTTGGCCTTTTAATGCTGATAGCATATCCATCGCTCCCCGCCTTAGAGATTGGTAATGATTTTGTCAATAATCCCGTATTCCAGCGCCTCTTCCGCTGTCATGAAGTAATCGCGGTCCATGTCCTTCTCCACCTTCTCTGGCGGCTGGCCGGTACGCTGCGCTGTAATTCCTACGATCCTCTGCCGGATCTGGAGAATCCGCCGTGCGCTGATGGCGATATCACTGGCCTGCCCCTGCGCCCCGCCATGCGGCTGATGAATCATGATCTCGCTGTTTGGCAGCGCGAACCGCTTCCCGGTAGCTCCTGCAAGCAGCAGCAGTGAAGCGAAGGACGCCGCAAACCCGGTACAAATCGTATTTACTTGCGGTTTGATTACCTGCATCGTATCATAAATGCCAAAGCCTGCGGTAGTCGAACCCCCCGGGCTGTTGATAAACATCTGAATGTCCTTGTCCGGCTCATCCGCCGCCAGGTACAGCAGCTGGGCGATAATGCTGTTAGCCAGGCCGTCGTCAATTGCCGCGCCTACGAATACTATCCGGTCCTTCAGCAGCCGGGAATAAATATCGTAGGACCGCTCGCCCCGTGAAGTCTGCTCAATGACATAGGGAATTACGCTCATAAGGTTGTGCCTCCTCTGGTCCCGCTTGGGGTGATATCCGGTAAACGGATGGGGGAGGGGTAAAAGATACGGGGAATGTGAATTAATCCGTACTTAGGCCCGCGTATCTTTTTCAAAGTGCAGTTCGTTTATATATAGAAGCAACTATCTGCTAAAGAAAGTCTAAATAACATAAACGAGCAAAGGAGCGAGTCCTGATGCTGACCCTTGAACAGAAAGTTATGCGGAAGCTATCCGCTGAAACACTCCCGCGAAATGCGGCCTTGCCCCCGGTGAAGGCTCAGATGCTTTACGGGAACCCCGAAACATTCGGATCGTTATGTCACCAGGAGCTTAACGCATCACTGCAGCGTTATTGCCTCTCCCTTACGCGGTCTGTCCCGGATGCTGAAGACCTGGCCCAGGAGACCTGGACCAAAGCGCTGGGCTACAGCAAATTCACCCATAGCCCCAATCCGGAAGCCCTGCTGCTGCGGATGGCCAAGAATACCTGGATCGATACCGTGCGGCGCCGGAGCTCCTTCATACGCGCACTTGAGCGTTCGTCTGCCGCAGTTCAGCAGACCGGCACTCAAACCGGGCTAAGCGGAATCTCTGACATTGAGCTGGCCTTCCAGGCTCTCTGCCGCTATCTTACTCCGCTGCAGCGGGCGGCCTTTGTCCTCCGTGATGTGCTGGGCTATTCTGCCGCTGAGTCTGCCGGATCCCTCGGAACCACTGAGGGTGCAGTCAAAGCTGCGCTTCACCGGGCCCGGCTGGCACTGGCTAAGGTTAAAGAAGAGCTCGGTGCCGGTGATGGTCCGGCCTTTCCGCTGGATGCTGATTACCGGGCTTATCTCCGGGCACTAGCGCTTGCTTATGAACAAGGTCAAATCCCGGTGATGCTGGAGCTGCTCCGCCAGGAGCATGCCGCCGAAGTGACTGTTGCCGTAAGCAGCAGTACGGTGCAGGCATATTACTCCAGCACAGGCAGGTCGTCTTCAGCTGCTGGAGGCAGTACACAACTTGTACTTCAGATGGCAGCTTAATAACTCAAGAATTCAAGGAGCGTGTCTGAATGAGAAAGATACTTGTACTCGGGGGAACCCGTTTTTTCGGCAAAAGATTAGTGGAGAAGCTGCTCCAGGACGGAGACAGTGCGGTTACTATTCTGACCAGGGGCCTCACTGGAGATGATTTCGGCGGGCGCGTAACCAGGCTGGCCGCAGACCGGACTGATGCCGAAGGTCTGGCCCGGG encodes:
- a CDS encoding DUF5808 domain-containing protein, whose protein sequence is MLTAIVLITALLGYVIIVTVYWNLSKPSGNLWFGVTLPAHVLEHVELRVLQKSYRHIYKKSTLAALPLLLPILFLDTYISLSVIYMLLWGSLLLLVLRHSFVRTHKSFTEMKRSKEWFAGDKRVVRLDTRLSAHKETMKLSLYWFILPALIAAVVFILRIFADDGNIMRIAGWSALGMTLLLWLVTLFFSRMKARVYSLDSELNLLLNRTYRQYWSRLWLGLALTDSCFTLIMAFTASKYPGSAAVIWNTGTVICSLIPILGILYVHKIFSRFETALLAMQQEIFYTDDDEYWINGTTYNNPNDRAILVPKRNGAGSTVNLGTKAGKRIYYGLCAFAAVILAATGWITVLADFSSPALRMSDGRTTISFPMYSYSFSLSDVQKLTLAESLPQAVRRMNGIATDTVAIGNFELNQFGESKLYISKNSPPYIVIRLPDLYVLYNHKEAAETRRIFTELNGR
- a CDS encoding GntR family transcriptional regulator, with product MILTLDFTSELPIYVQLRNEIVIGIGSGQLADGERLPTVRQMAEDLGINSMTVNKAYAILKNEGFISIDRRHGATVSPAASGQPEFKAKLENELRLVISEAALKGVGREEFMQLCTGIFAAVAYQPKPVFE
- a CDS encoding AraC family transcriptional regulator, whose protein sequence is MDGALQNLAIDIHWIHDKITDSHWNDIRQNIHVHSFYWIQEGEGSFRTDEEIQVSPGMCFYLRPGLSMEMGCGGGNPLRITMILLSLYSLTSSADNQGAIEPVAALPLQFILKPEGERGRQLGQMFSRIAADWVPGSTGSQLMTQSLLYELLCRMLEAQADIREDRGQGYELFLRIKEELERRYSEPLLIHEQAERYGISPSYLRSLFQQYLQKSPKRYLSEIRYGHARKMLEYTRLSMKEIAASCGYSDEFHFSKAFKQLSGVPPSAMRLPS
- a CDS encoding acyltransferase: MPDSQSPSPSMKPLDYMPWTEASEEERQEQLLHQQRLSAGYRCTFGDACFVSPQAAVLPDELQMGDRSYIAAGAIVRNTRLKMGSDCSVNSYSILTGDITMGNGVRIASHASLYGFNHGFESTELPIFRQPHTVKGISIGDDVWVGASAVILDGVSVGPHSIIAAGAIVTKDFPAYSIVGGNPARLIRSRAAEGASALKGDSKQDKLHQRLADFGKQAEAQLAPLLEYYSETADGEKLFRDRPGFKRTVRAYCDAAELAAMFGSLPPGWTREELISKLQGFQDSRTGLLPDPWSPPGPDDQPELLSDHLSRYHLLAAGYALEILGSALPHPVAVCDTMETAKLYGQLDALPWEENAWGAGDWIDCYATGLYHNLKTFGSGKRPDDLFGWLATHARQDSGLWGLPTSGEGWLQPVNGFYRLTRATYAQFGLPLPYPERSIDTILAHSRDRRFFRPEVLNACNVLDVVHPLWLCLKQTDYRRPEIRSWAEDMLSEVLECWVPERGFAFQLSSRQDTGLQGTEMWLSIIYLLADLCGTSASLGYTPQGVHRPEPAFSLSAR
- a CDS encoding RNA polymerase sigma factor — translated: MLTLEQKVMRKLSAETLPRNAALPPVKAQMLYGNPETFGSLCHQELNASLQRYCLSLTRSVPDAEDLAQETWTKALGYSKFTHSPNPEALLLRMAKNTWIDTVRRRSSFIRALERSSAAVQQTGTQTGLSGISDIELAFQALCRYLTPLQRAAFVLRDVLGYSAAESAGSLGTTEGAVKAALHRARLALAKVKEELGAGDGPAFPLDADYRAYLRALALAYEQGQIPVMLELLRQEHAAEVTVAVSSSTVQAYYSSTGRSSSAAGGSTQLVLQMAA